In a genomic window of Streptococcus oralis subsp. tigurinus:
- a CDS encoding LysM peptidoglycan-binding domain-containing protein — protein sequence MKKRMILASTVALSFVPVLATQAEEVLWTARSVEQIQNDLTKTDNKTSYTVQYGDTLSTIAEALGVDVTVLANLNKITNMDLIFPDTVLTTTVNEAEEVTEVEIQTPQADASEEVTTATADLTTNQVTVDEQTVQVEDLSQPIEEAPTATETEKPAEVAPSSEVSETATVAEETPSTETPVAEETAETTPAEAPVAETTSPVEEAPQVATPAAEETAATTPAEAPVAAALATETPADTTGTSVAEETAASTATSDTATSTYQAEQSQTPSRTYSAPAAPDYVGLAVAKSENAGLQPQTAAFKEEIANLFGITSFSGYRPGDSGDHGKGLAIDFMVPVSSALGDQIAEYAVQNMASRGINYIIWKQRFYAPYDSKYGPAYTWNPMPDRGSVTENHYDHVHVSMN from the coding sequence ATGAAGAAAAGAATGATTTTAGCCTCAACAGTAGCCTTGTCATTTGTCCCAGTATTGGCAACTCAAGCAGAAGAAGTCCTTTGGACTGCACGTAGTGTTGAGCAAATCCAAAACGATTTGACTAAAACGGACAACAAAACAAGCTATACAGTACAGTATGGTGATACCTTGAGCACCATTGCAGAAGCCTTGGGTGTAGATGTCACAGTTCTTGCAAATTTGAACAAAATCACCAATATGGACTTGATTTTCCCAGATACTGTCCTCACTACAACTGTCAATGAGGCAGAAGAGGTAACGGAAGTTGAAATCCAAACTCCTCAAGCAGATGCTAGTGAAGAAGTGACGACTGCGACAGCTGATTTGACAACCAATCAAGTGACAGTCGATGAACAAACAGTTCAAGTAGAAGACCTTTCTCAACCAATTGAGGAAGCTCCAACTGCAACAGAGACTGAAAAACCAGCAGAAGTAGCGCCAAGTTCAGAAGTTTCTGAGACAGCGACAGTTGCTGAGGAGACACCATCCACAGAAACACCTGTAGCAGAAGAAACAGCTGAAACGACTCCAGCGGAAGCACCGGTAGCAGAAACAACTAGTCCAGTTGAAGAAGCTCCACAAGTGGCGACTCCAGCTGCCGAAGAAACGGCTGCAACAACTCCAGCAGAAGCACCAGTAGCAGCTGCTCTAGCAACTGAAACACCTGCTGATACAACAGGAACAAGTGTAGCAGAAGAAACAGCAGCATCAACAGCAACTTCTGACACTGCAACTTCGACTTATCAAGCAGAGCAAAGCCAAACTCCTTCAAGAACTTATTCAGCTCCAGCGGCTCCTGACTATGTAGGACTTGCTGTAGCTAAGTCTGAGAATGCTGGTCTTCAACCACAAACTGCAGCCTTCAAAGAAGAAATTGCCAATTTGTTTGGAATTACATCCTTTAGCGGCTACCGTCCTGGTGACAGTGGAGACCATGGTAAAGGATTGGCCATCGACTTTATGGTCCCAGTGAGTTCAGCACTTGGTGATCAAATCGCGGAATACGCGGTTCAAAATATGGCTAGCCGTGGTATCAACTACATCATCTGGAAACAACGTTTCTACGCTCCATACGATAGTAAATATGGACCTGCCTACACGTGGAATCCAATGCCAGACCGTGGTAGTGTGACCGAAAATCACTATGACCATGTCCATGTATCAATGAATTAA
- a CDS encoding HAD family hydrolase, with protein MKKTAFIWDLDGTLLDSYEAILSGIEETFGQFSIPYDKEKVREFILKFSVQDLLEQVAEERKLDVEVLNQVRAQSLAEKNAQIVLMPGAREVLNWADQVGIRNFVYTHKGDNAFTILKNLGLESYFTEILTSQSGFERKPSPEAATYLLDKYQLDPEKTYYIGDRTLDVEFAKNSGIQSINFLESSFEGNHMIRALADIPHIFESK; from the coding sequence ATGAAAAAAACAGCTTTTATTTGGGATTTAGATGGAACCTTATTGGACTCTTACGAAGCGATTTTGTCAGGGATTGAGGAAACCTTTGGTCAGTTTTCTATTCCTTATGACAAGGAGAAAGTGAGAGAGTTTATCCTCAAGTTTTCGGTGCAAGATTTACTGGAGCAGGTGGCAGAAGAGCGAAAACTGGATGTGGAAGTGCTCAATCAGGTGCGTGCCCAGAGTTTGGCTGAGAAGAATGCCCAGATAGTTTTGATGCCAGGTGCGCGTGAGGTGTTGAATTGGGCAGACCAAGTAGGGATTCGGAACTTTGTTTACACTCATAAAGGAGACAATGCCTTTACTATTCTAAAGAATCTGGGATTGGAATCCTATTTTACAGAGATTTTAACCAGTCAGAGTGGCTTTGAGCGCAAGCCTAGTCCAGAAGCGGCTACCTATTTGTTAGACAAGTATCAGCTGGATCCTGAGAAGACCTATTATATAGGGGACCGGACTTTAGATGTGGAATTTGCCAAGAATAGCGGTATTCAAAGCATCAACTTTTTAGAGTCTTCTTTTGAAGGCAATCACATGATTCGAGCACTAGCAGATATTCCTCATATTTTTGAGAGTAAGTAA
- a CDS encoding MATE family efflux transporter translates to MFKKNRDILNIALPAMGENFLQMLMGMVDSYLVAHLGLIAISGVSVAGNIITIYQAIFIALGAAISSVISKSLGQKDQSKLAYHVTEALKITLLLSALLGTLSLFAGQEMIGLLGTEQAVAESGGLYLSLVGGSIVLLGLMTSIGALIRATHNPRLPFYVGLLSNALNILFSSLAIFVLDMGIAGVAWGTILSRLVGLVILWSQLKLPFEKPTFGLDKDLLTLALPAAGERLMMRAGDVVIIALVVSFGTEAVAGNAVGEVLTQFNYMPAFGVATATVMQVARAVGEDNWERVDDLSRQTFWLSLLLMLPLTLSIYALGTPLTHLYTTDPVAVEASVLVALFSLLGTPMATGTVIYTAVWQGLGNARLPFYATSIGMWCIRIGTAYLMGIVLGWGLPGIWAGTLLDNGFRWLFLRYRYQSYMSLKG, encoded by the coding sequence TTGTTTAAGAAAAATAGAGACATTCTTAATATTGCATTGCCAGCTATGGGTGAAAACTTTTTGCAGATGCTCATGGGAATGGTGGACAGTTACTTGGTCGCTCACTTGGGCTTAATCGCTATTTCGGGTGTTTCAGTGGCTGGCAATATTATCACGATTTACCAGGCCATTTTTATCGCTCTGGGGGCTGCTATTTCCAGTGTTATTTCAAAAAGTTTGGGGCAGAAAGATCAGTCCAAGTTGGCTTATCACGTGACAGAGGCTCTCAAGATAACCCTATTGCTGAGTGCACTGTTAGGCACTTTATCGCTCTTTGCCGGGCAAGAGATGATAGGGCTCTTGGGAACTGAGCAGGCTGTGGCCGAGAGTGGTGGGCTCTACCTATCTTTGGTAGGTGGATCGATTGTTCTCTTGGGTTTGATGACGAGTATAGGTGCCTTGATTCGTGCAACTCATAATCCGCGTCTACCCTTCTATGTTGGTCTGTTATCCAATGCCTTGAATATTCTTTTTTCAAGTCTAGCCATTTTTGTCCTTGATATGGGCATAGCGGGTGTTGCTTGGGGGACTATCTTGTCTCGCTTAGTCGGTCTTGTGATTTTGTGGTCGCAATTAAAGCTGCCTTTTGAGAAACCGACTTTTGGACTGGATAAAGACTTACTGACCTTGGCATTGCCAGCGGCAGGGGAACGTCTCATGATGCGAGCTGGAGATGTAGTGATCATTGCCTTGGTTGTTTCTTTTGGGACGGAGGCAGTAGCGGGGAATGCAGTCGGAGAAGTCTTGACCCAGTTTAACTATATGCCTGCCTTTGGCGTCGCTACGGCGACGGTCATGCAGGTAGCTCGAGCAGTTGGAGAGGATAACTGGGAAAGAGTAGATGATTTGAGCAGGCAAACCTTTTGGCTTTCCCTGCTTCTCATGTTGCCCTTAACTCTCAGTATCTATGCCTTGGGGACACCATTGACTCATCTCTATACGACCGATCCTGTAGCGGTTGAAGCGAGCGTTTTGGTGGCACTGTTCTCTCTACTAGGAACCCCCATGGCGACAGGGACAGTTATATATACGGCAGTTTGGCAGGGATTGGGAAATGCTCGCCTCCCCTTTTATGCGACAAGTATTGGGATGTGGTGTATCCGTATAGGGACAGCCTATCTGATGGGAATTGTGCTTGGTTGGGGTTTACCTGGTATTTGGGCTGGAACGTTATTGGACAATGGTTTTCGATGGTTATTTCTACGCTACCGTTACCAAAGTTATATGAGCTTGAAAGGATAG
- the thrC gene encoding threonine synthase: MTLVYQSTRDANNIVTASQAILQGLATDGGLLTPLTYPKVDLDFDTLKDASYQEVAKLVLSAFLDDFTAEELDYCINNAYDSKFDTPAIAPLVKLDGQYNLELFHGSTIAFKDMALSILPYFMTTAAKKHGLENKIVILTATSGDTGKAAMAGFADVPGTEIIVFYPKDGVSKVQELQMTTQTGDNTHVIAIDGNFDDAQTNVKHMFNDEALREKLAANKLQFSSANSMNIGRLVPQIVYYVYAYAQLVKSGEIVTGEKVNFTVPTGNFGNILAAFYAKQIGLPVGKLVCASNDNNVLTDFFKTRVYDKKREFKVTTSPSMDILVSSNLERLIFHLLGNDAVKTAELMNALNTQGQYELTDFDAAILELFAAEYATEKETAAEIKRVYQTDAYIEDPHTAVASAVYRKYQVATGDATKTVIASTASPYKFPVVAVEAVTEKVGLTDSEALAQLHDISGVAVPPAVDGLETAPVRHKTTVAAADMQAAVEAYLGL, from the coding sequence ATGACATTAGTTTATCAATCAACGCGTGATGCCAACAATATAGTAACTGCTAGCCAAGCTATTTTACAAGGTTTGGCGACGGATGGTGGTCTGCTTACACCACTTACTTATCCAAAGGTGGATTTGGACTTTGACACATTAAAAGATGCTTCTTACCAAGAAGTGGCTAAATTAGTTTTATCAGCCTTTTTAGATGACTTTACGGCTGAGGAGTTGGACTACTGTATCAACAATGCCTACGATAGCAAGTTTGATACTCCAGCTATTGCGCCATTGGTGAAATTGGATGGGCAATACAACTTGGAATTGTTCCATGGTTCAACGATTGCCTTTAAAGATATGGCCTTGTCTATCTTGCCGTACTTTATGACGACAGCCGCTAAAAAGCATGGTTTGGAGAACAAGATTGTCATTTTGACAGCGACATCTGGTGATACTGGGAAAGCTGCGATGGCAGGGTTTGCCGATGTGCCTGGAACTGAGATTATCGTCTTTTATCCAAAGGATGGTGTCAGCAAGGTGCAAGAGTTGCAAATGACTACTCAGACTGGCGACAATACTCATGTTATCGCTATTGATGGAAACTTTGATGATGCGCAAACAAATGTGAAGCACATGTTCAACGATGAAGCTCTTCGTGAAAAATTGGCAGCGAACAAGTTGCAATTTTCATCAGCTAACTCTATGAACATTGGTCGTTTGGTACCACAGATTGTTTATTATGTTTATGCCTACGCTCAGTTGGTCAAGTCTGGTGAGATTGTGACTGGTGAAAAAGTCAACTTCACAGTACCAACAGGAAACTTTGGAAATATCTTGGCTGCCTTTTATGCTAAACAAATTGGTCTGCCAGTTGGCAAATTAGTCTGTGCTTCAAATGACAATAATGTTTTAACTGACTTCTTTAAAACACGTGTTTACGATAAGAAACGTGAGTTTAAGGTAACGACTAGCCCATCTATGGATATCTTAGTATCTTCAAACTTAGAGCGTTTAATTTTCCATCTTTTGGGGAATGATGCGGTTAAGACAGCTGAACTTATGAATGCCTTGAACACGCAAGGACAATATGAGTTGACTGATTTTGATGCAGCAATCCTGGAACTCTTTGCAGCTGAATATGCGACGGAGAAAGAAACTGCGGCAGAAATCAAGCGTGTTTATCAAACAGATGCCTACATCGAGGATCCACATACGGCGGTTGCCTCAGCTGTTTATAGAAAATACCAAGTGGCTACTGGCGATGCGACTAAGACAGTGATTGCTTCAACAGCTAGTCCATACAAGTTCCCAGTGGTTGCAGTAGAAGCGGTAACTGAGAAGGTTGGCTTGACTGACTCTGAAGCTTTGGCTCAATTACATGACATTTCAGGAGTGGCAGTGCCACCAGCGGTTGATGGCCTTGAAACAGCTCCAGTTCGTCATAAAACAACAGTGGCAGCTGCTGACATGCAAGCAGCGGTTGAGGCTTATCTAGGACTTTAA
- a CDS encoding glutamyl-tRNA synthetase, whose amino-acid sequence MSRSVDLLKKRYLENIKEKPDLFVGIELEYPIVNLEGKATDSEVVKDLFRYLPSVLGFTIEKVDDFGNPIQLLDLVSQDTILFEVAYTTIEFAFGKAESIQEVEERFNFYMATIQNKLGEANHAIVGCGLHPNWDKNENCPVAFPRYQMLMDYLNLSRSKTSRGLHDFPEYGAFICGSQVQLDVSRSNYLRVINAFTQIEAAKAYLFANSEFSGADWDTKISRDIFWEESMHGIYPENVGVNPRLFKDENDFLDYLNHSAIFTAERDGETYYFYPIRAKDYLGSPEIHAFALDGKEILLYPQEKDFQTHRSYQYQDLTTRGTIEFRSVCTQPLDRTFTSAAFHLGLLVHLDKLEAYLRTAPFFTTAGREYKALRRQFSKKRLTEEEETAIVEFSKGLLLLAEEGLEKRGKQEMTYLQPLKEELSL is encoded by the coding sequence ATGTCTCGTTCGGTTGACTTGCTTAAGAAGCGCTACTTAGAAAATATAAAAGAGAAGCCTGATTTATTTGTGGGAATTGAGTTAGAATATCCTATTGTAAATTTAGAGGGTAAAGCTACAGATAGTGAAGTTGTTAAGGATCTCTTTCGGTATTTACCATCAGTACTGGGCTTTACTATCGAAAAAGTGGATGATTTTGGGAATCCAATTCAGTTACTTGATCTAGTCAGCCAAGATACGATCTTGTTTGAGGTTGCTTATACGACAATTGAGTTTGCATTTGGAAAGGCCGAATCGATCCAAGAGGTAGAAGAACGCTTTAACTTCTATATGGCTACGATTCAGAATAAGTTAGGTGAAGCTAATCATGCTATTGTTGGCTGTGGCCTTCATCCTAACTGGGATAAAAATGAGAATTGTCCAGTGGCTTTTCCCCGCTATCAGATGTTGATGGATTATTTGAACTTAAGTAGAAGTAAGACTAGTAGAGGTTTACACGATTTTCCTGAGTATGGAGCCTTTATCTGCGGTAGTCAGGTTCAACTGGACGTTTCAAGGTCCAACTACCTGCGTGTTATCAATGCTTTTACTCAAATTGAAGCAGCTAAAGCTTATTTGTTTGCAAATTCTGAGTTTTCAGGGGCAGATTGGGATACTAAGATTTCAAGGGATATTTTTTGGGAAGAGTCCATGCACGGGATTTATCCTGAAAATGTTGGCGTCAATCCCAGACTTTTCAAAGATGAGAATGATTTTTTGGATTACCTAAATCATTCTGCGATTTTTACCGCGGAACGTGATGGCGAAACCTATTATTTTTATCCAATTCGTGCAAAAGATTACTTAGGGTCTCCAGAAATTCATGCCTTCGCCCTTGATGGAAAAGAGATTCTTCTTTATCCTCAGGAGAAGGATTTCCAAACTCACCGTAGTTACCAGTACCAAGATTTGACAACTCGAGGTACTATTGAGTTTCGTAGTGTGTGTACACAGCCACTTGATAGGACTTTTACTTCAGCAGCTTTTCACTTGGGCTTGTTGGTTCATTTAGACAAGCTTGAGGCTTACTTGCGAACTGCTCCTTTTTTTACCACAGCTGGTCGTGAATACAAGGCATTGAGGCGACAATTTTCTAAGAAAAGGCTCACAGAGGAGGAAGAAACTGCAATTGTCGAGTTTTCAAAAGGCTTACTCCTTCTAGCTGAGGAAGGACTGGAGAAAAGAGGCAAGCAAGAAATGACCTATTTACAGCCTTTGAAAGAAGAATTGAGCCTATAA
- a CDS encoding cytidine deaminase family protein — protein sequence MDTWEKMYEEARILFNPHEVSDFVYANHVVAAVEAEDGQIFTGFCMEGTCGVFHLCAERAALFNMYQFSGQTKVKKILAFRDKPPYGEGSGMPCGACREFLLELNAENKEAEFMMDYKTRKTIKVAELIPYWWGEERATNWQDK from the coding sequence ATGGATACATGGGAAAAGATGTATGAAGAAGCACGAATCCTATTCAATCCCCATGAAGTTTCTGACTTTGTTTATGCTAATCATGTTGTTGCTGCGGTAGAAGCAGAAGATGGTCAAATCTTCACAGGATTCTGTATGGAGGGCACTTGTGGCGTTTTTCATCTTTGTGCAGAACGAGCGGCTCTCTTCAATATGTATCAATTTTCAGGACAAACTAAAGTTAAGAAAATCCTCGCCTTTCGAGATAAACCTCCCTACGGCGAAGGATCAGGTATGCCCTGTGGCGCATGCAGAGAATTTCTCTTAGAATTGAATGCTGAAAATAAAGAAGCAGAGTTCATGATGGACTACAAAACAAGAAAAACAATCAAAGTTGCCGAGTTAATCCCATACTGGTGGGGAGAGGAACGTGCGACTAATTGGCAAGATAAATAG
- the gltX gene encoding glutamate--tRNA ligase — protein sequence MSKDIRVRYAPSPTGLLHIGNARTALFNYLYARHHGGTFIIRIEDTDRKRHVEDGERSQLENLRWLGIDWDESPETHENYRQSERLELYQKYIDQLLAEGKAYKSYVTEEELAAERERQEAAGETPRYINEYLGMSEEEKAAYVAEREAAGIIPTVRLAVNESGIYKWHDMVKGDIEFEGGNIGGDWVIQKKDGYPTYNFAVVIDDHDMQISHVIRGDDHIANTPKQLMVYEALGWEAPEFGHMTLIINSETGKKLSKRDTNTLQFIEDYRKKGYLPEAVFNFIALLGWNPGGEDEIFSREELIKLFDENRLSKSPAAFDQKKLDWMSNDYIKKAELATIFEMAKPYLEEAGRLTDKSEKMVELYKPQMKSVDEIVPLTDLFFSDFPELTDAEREVMAGETVPVVLEAFKAKLEAMTDDEFVTENIFPQIKAVQKETGIKGKNLFMPIRIAVSGEMHGPELPDTIFLLGREKSIQHIDNMLKEISK from the coding sequence ATGTCAAAAGATATCCGCGTACGCTACGCACCAAGTCCAACAGGACTACTACACATCGGAAATGCCCGTACAGCATTGTTTAACTACCTTTACGCACGCCATCATGGTGGAACTTTTATCATTCGTATCGAAGATACTGACCGTAAACGCCATGTCGAAGATGGGGAACGTTCACAGCTTGAAAATCTTCGCTGGTTGGGGATTGACTGGGATGAAAGTCCAGAAACTCATGAAAACTATCGCCAATCAGAGCGTTTGGAACTCTATCAAAAATACATCGACCAATTGCTAGCCGAAGGAAAAGCCTACAAATCTTACGTTACAGAAGAAGAGTTGGCAGCTGAGCGCGAACGCCAAGAAGCAGCTGGCGAAACACCACGTTACATCAATGAATATCTTGGCATGAGCGAAGAAGAAAAAGCAGCTTACGTCGCAGAACGTGAAGCAGCTGGTATCATCCCAACTGTTCGTTTGGCTGTTAACGAGTCTGGTATCTACAAATGGCATGATATGGTCAAAGGTGATATCGAGTTTGAAGGTGGCAACATCGGTGGTGACTGGGTTATCCAAAAGAAAGATGGTTACCCAACATACAATTTTGCCGTTGTGATCGATGACCACGATATGCAAATCTCTCACGTTATCCGCGGTGATGACCATATTGCTAATACTCCAAAACAACTCATGGTCTATGAGGCTCTTGGTTGGGAAGCACCAGAGTTTGGTCACATGACTTTGATCATCAACTCTGAAACAGGTAAAAAATTGTCTAAACGTGACACCAATACCCTTCAGTTTATAGAAGACTACCGTAAAAAAGGCTATTTGCCAGAAGCAGTCTTTAACTTTATCGCCCTTCTTGGTTGGAATCCAGGTGGCGAAGATGAAATTTTCTCTCGTGAGGAATTGATTAAACTCTTTGATGAAAATCGTCTCAGCAAGTCACCAGCTGCATTTGATCAGAAGAAACTAGACTGGATGAGCAACGACTACATCAAGAAAGCAGAACTTGCTACTATCTTTGAAATGGCTAAACCTTACTTAGAAGAAGCAGGGCGTTTGACTGACAAGTCTGAAAAAATGGTGGAACTATACAAACCACAAATGAAGTCAGTGGATGAAATCGTTCCATTGACAGATCTTTTCTTCTCAGATTTCCCAGAGTTGACAGACGCTGAGCGTGAGGTCATGGCAGGAGAAACCGTTCCGGTTGTTCTAGAAGCCTTCAAAGCGAAACTAGAAGCAATGACAGACGATGAATTTGTGACAGAAAACATCTTCCCACAAATCAAAGCAGTTCAAAAAGAAACAGGTATCAAAGGAAAAAATCTCTTCATGCCGATTCGTATTGCTGTATCAGGTGAAATGCATGGACCAGAATTACCAGACACCATTTTCTTACTCGGACGTGAAAAGTCAATTCAGCATATCGATAATATGCTGAAAGAGATTTCCAAATAA
- a CDS encoding PTS glucitol/sorbitol transporter subunit IIA — protein sequence MKKIFETKVIQVGSEAQNMIQDANMLILFGEEAPEDLSEYCFKIDNKNLLGSILEGGKLVVDNQEYSISSVGNVVEKNLTGLGHITISFDGSKEGSLPGTLHVVADQAVVIDKDSTIQIFETA from the coding sequence ATGAAGAAAATTTTTGAAACTAAAGTAATTCAAGTAGGGTCTGAAGCTCAGAATATGATTCAAGATGCCAATATGCTCATTTTATTTGGAGAAGAAGCACCAGAAGATTTATCAGAGTATTGTTTTAAGATTGATAACAAAAATCTGCTAGGTTCAATACTAGAAGGTGGCAAGCTGGTGGTAGATAATCAGGAATATTCGATTAGTTCCGTAGGAAATGTAGTAGAAAAAAATTTAACTGGACTGGGACATATCACGATTTCTTTTGATGGTTCAAAAGAGGGGAGCCTTCCTGGTACACTCCATGTTGTAGCAGATCAAGCGGTAGTAATTGATAAAGATTCTACCATTCAGATTTTTGAAACTGCTTAA